A portion of the Micromonospora tarapacensis genome contains these proteins:
- a CDS encoding ACT domain-containing protein produces MLLRVRVTLPDRPGTLGQVARTLGVSGADIVQVVVLERLGGRAVDDFTVVWPGAARVERLLAGLAAIPGVRVDGVWRAIGAPTTTGQDAELLAQVAANPADGLATLVDAVPGLLAADWAVAAMVPVDWASRTGGGGGATVGHASWRTPVPPQLPEVTPLRARSMTMPDGGHFAVAPFGRAGLVMVVSREHGETLSPASFHSTEVDRLAQLVRASAVILGDRLDLVGTPSISTNP; encoded by the coding sequence ATGTTGTTGCGCGTTCGAGTCACCCTGCCGGACCGTCCAGGCACGCTCGGCCAGGTGGCGCGGACACTCGGGGTGTCGGGCGCGGACATCGTCCAGGTGGTCGTGCTGGAACGCCTCGGCGGGCGGGCGGTCGACGACTTCACCGTGGTGTGGCCGGGTGCCGCCCGGGTGGAACGCCTGCTGGCCGGCCTGGCGGCGATCCCCGGGGTGCGGGTGGACGGGGTGTGGCGGGCGATCGGCGCGCCCACCACCACCGGCCAGGACGCCGAACTGCTGGCGCAGGTCGCCGCCAACCCGGCCGACGGGCTGGCCACCCTGGTCGACGCGGTGCCCGGCCTGCTCGCCGCCGACTGGGCGGTGGCGGCGATGGTGCCGGTCGACTGGGCGTCACGCACCGGCGGTGGCGGCGGGGCGACGGTGGGGCACGCCAGTTGGCGTACGCCCGTACCGCCGCAGCTGCCGGAGGTGACACCGCTGCGGGCCCGGTCGATGACCATGCCCGACGGCGGCCACTTCGCGGTCGCCCCGTTCGGTCGGGCCGGGCTGGTCATGGTGGTCTCCCGCGAGCACGGCGAGACCCTCTCCCCGGCCTCGTTCCACTCCACCGAGGTCGACCGGCTGGCCCAACTGGTCCGGGCCAGCGCGGTCATTCTCGGCGACCGGCTGGATCTGGTCGGCACCCCGTCGATCAGCACCAACCCGTGA
- a CDS encoding phosphotransferase family protein, giving the protein MTDPAEGTTASATGSPAGLDLDRLRGHLARHRPDLAAGPLRAELIAGGRSNLTYLVRAGGQELVLRRPPLGHVLATAHDMTREFRVISALAPTAVPVPRAVLLCPDADVLGAPFYLMERVTGEVLRDRARTDQLTAEQRYGLVMAMMDTLAALHAVEPAAVGLADFGRPEGYLARQVRRWAAQLDRSRSRPLPGIDELRDRLAATAPEGANAGRVVHGDYRLDNLLATVDPVAVTAVLDWEMATLGDPLADLGLLLTYWEVLGDRDGADGNPVADGLGPRAGFPGGAELIERYAARSDVDVGPLHWHVALGCFKLAVICEGIHYRHTLGQTLGAGFGTIGDMVAPLVDHGLTAAREA; this is encoded by the coding sequence ATGACCGATCCGGCCGAGGGCACGACCGCTTCCGCCACCGGCTCCCCCGCCGGTCTGGATCTTGATCGGCTCCGCGGCCACCTGGCCCGGCACCGGCCCGATCTGGCCGCCGGGCCGCTGCGGGCCGAGCTGATCGCCGGCGGCCGGTCGAACCTGACCTACCTGGTCCGGGCCGGCGGGCAGGAGCTGGTGCTGCGCCGCCCGCCGCTCGGGCACGTGCTGGCCACCGCGCACGACATGACCCGCGAGTTCCGGGTGATCTCGGCCTTGGCGCCGACCGCCGTGCCGGTGCCCCGGGCCGTGCTGCTGTGCCCGGACGCCGACGTGCTCGGTGCCCCGTTCTACCTGATGGAGCGGGTCACCGGTGAGGTGCTCCGCGACCGCGCCCGGACCGACCAGCTCACCGCCGAGCAGCGGTACGGGCTGGTCATGGCGATGATGGACACCCTCGCGGCACTGCACGCGGTCGAGCCGGCGGCGGTCGGTCTGGCGGATTTCGGCCGACCGGAGGGCTACCTCGCCCGGCAGGTCCGCCGCTGGGCCGCCCAGCTGGACCGCTCCCGGAGCCGACCGCTGCCCGGCATCGACGAGCTGCGCGACCGACTCGCCGCCACCGCGCCCGAGGGGGCGAACGCGGGCCGCGTGGTACACGGCGACTACCGGCTGGACAACCTGCTCGCCACGGTCGACCCGGTGGCGGTGACGGCGGTGCTCGACTGGGAGATGGCCACCCTCGGCGACCCGCTGGCCGACCTCGGGCTGCTGCTGACGTACTGGGAGGTGCTCGGCGACCGCGACGGCGCCGACGGCAACCCGGTCGCCGACGGACTCGGCCCGCGCGCCGGCTTCCCCGGCGGGGCCGAGTTGATCGAGAGGTACGCGGCCCGCAGCGACGTCGACGTCGGACCGTTGCACTGGCACGTGGCGCTGGGCTGCTTCAAACTCGCCGTGATCTGCGAGGGCATCCACTACCGGCACACCCTCGGGCAGACCCTCGGCGCGGGGTTCGGCACCATCGGCGACATGGTGGCCCCACTTGTCGACCACGGTCTGACCGCGGCAAGGGAGGCGTGA